In the genome of Pseudomonas sp. HS6, one region contains:
- the ggt gene encoding gamma-glutamyltransferase, with the protein MFPALPLKRFRLPALTLIVSAISLTACNAPPSSTLPLAPEAASGYRTDLQASHADKHMAAAANPLAAEAGREMLRQGGSAIDAAIAMQAVLTLVEPQSSGIGGGAMIVLWDGKQVRTYDGRETAPAGATEKLFLQADGKPMPFPQAQIGGRSVGTPGVLRALEMAHKQHGRLPWATLFAPAIKLAEQGFAISPRLHSLLESDPVVRRSPDMASYFLNSDGSVKAVGTRLQNPALAAVLKRIANEGANALYKGPIAEEIVAKVQGHANPGSLSLNDLQHYQAKERAPLCTDYKRWQVCGMPPPSSGGIAVAQILGTLQALETRDPRLSLTPLKPVKTDKPAGLEPAPQAVHLIAEAERLAYADRAQYVADTDFVPVPVKGLVDPGYLASRASLIGERSMGTAKPGTPPGVQVAYAPDRSPLRISTSQVVAVDDFGGAVSMTTTIEAAFGSHLMVQGFLLNNQMTDFSFIPEENGQKVANRVEPGKRPRSSMAPTLIFDRNSGEFVATVGSPGGSQIIEYVAKTTVGLLDWNLDPQSAISLPNFGSRNGPTELEQGQFTPALIQALKDKGHTVNEIDMTSGTQAIVRVKDAQGKATLAGGADPRREGEALGN; encoded by the coding sequence GTGTTTCCAGCCCTGCCCCTGAAGCGCTTTCGCCTGCCGGCGTTGACCCTGATCGTCAGCGCCATCTCCCTCACTGCGTGCAATGCACCGCCCTCCTCGACCTTGCCGCTGGCACCGGAGGCCGCCTCCGGTTACCGCACCGACCTGCAAGCCAGCCACGCCGACAAACACATGGCCGCCGCTGCCAATCCGCTGGCCGCCGAGGCCGGTCGCGAGATGCTGCGTCAAGGTGGTTCGGCCATCGACGCTGCCATTGCGATGCAAGCCGTGTTGACGCTGGTCGAACCGCAATCCTCCGGGATCGGCGGTGGCGCGATGATTGTGTTGTGGGACGGCAAACAGGTGCGCACCTATGACGGTCGCGAAACCGCACCGGCCGGCGCTACCGAAAAGCTATTCCTGCAGGCCGACGGCAAACCGATGCCGTTTCCACAGGCGCAGATCGGCGGACGCTCCGTCGGCACGCCCGGCGTATTGCGCGCATTGGAGATGGCGCACAAACAACACGGTCGTCTGCCGTGGGCGACGTTGTTTGCACCGGCAATCAAACTGGCTGAACAGGGCTTTGCGATCTCCCCGCGCCTGCATTCGCTATTGGAATCCGACCCGGTGGTACGCCGCTCGCCGGACATGGCCAGTTACTTCCTCAACAGCGACGGCAGTGTCAAAGCCGTCGGCACGCGACTGCAAAACCCTGCCCTGGCCGCTGTGCTCAAACGCATCGCCAACGAAGGTGCGAACGCGCTGTACAAAGGCCCGATCGCCGAAGAGATCGTGGCCAAGGTCCAGGGCCACGCCAACCCCGGCAGCCTGTCGCTGAACGACCTTCAGCACTATCAGGCCAAGGAACGCGCACCACTGTGCACCGACTACAAGCGCTGGCAGGTTTGCGGGATGCCGCCGCCATCGTCCGGCGGGATTGCGGTGGCGCAGATTCTCGGCACCTTGCAGGCGCTGGAAACCCGCGACCCGCGTCTTTCCCTAACGCCGCTCAAACCTGTGAAAACCGATAAACCGGCCGGCCTCGAACCTGCGCCGCAAGCCGTGCATCTGATCGCCGAAGCCGAACGGCTGGCCTACGCCGACCGCGCACAATACGTGGCCGATACCGACTTCGTACCGGTGCCGGTCAAAGGCCTGGTCGATCCGGGTTATCTGGCCAGCCGCGCGAGCCTGATCGGCGAACGCAGCATGGGCACCGCCAAGCCCGGCACCCCGCCGGGCGTGCAGGTGGCCTATGCACCGGACCGCTCGCCGCTGCGCATCTCCACCTCGCAAGTCGTGGCGGTGGATGACTTCGGTGGCGCCGTGTCGATGACCACCACCATCGAAGCGGCGTTCGGCTCGCACCTGATGGTTCAGGGCTTTTTGCTCAACAACCAGATGACCGATTTCTCGTTCATCCCCGAAGAAAACGGGCAGAAAGTTGCCAACCGCGTAGAGCCCGGCAAACGTCCGCGCTCATCAATGGCACCGACCCTGATCTTTGATCGCAACAGCGGTGAATTCGTCGCCACCGTTGGCTCTCCGGGCGGCTCGCAGATCATCGAATACGTGGCCAAAACCACCGTCGGCCTGCTCGACTGGAACCTCGACCCGCAAAGCGCCATCAGCCTGCCCAACTTCGGCAGCCGCAACGGCCCGACGGAACTGGAACAGGGCCAGTTCACCCCGGCACTGATCCAGGCACTCAAGGACAAGGGCCACACCGTCAACGAAATCGACATGACCAGCGGCACCCAGGCCATCGTGCGGGTCAAGGATGCGCAGGGGAAAGCAACGCTGGCCGGTGGGGCGGATCCTCGGAGAGAGGGGGAAGCGTTGGGGAATTGA
- a CDS encoding helix-turn-helix transcriptional regulator, which produces MPIVIQLDVMLALRKVKSKDLAAAIGITEANLSLLKQGKVKGLRLATLDAICEYLNCQPGDLLVRVAEEEGEA; this is translated from the coding sequence ATGCCTATCGTGATTCAACTGGATGTGATGCTCGCACTGCGCAAGGTCAAATCCAAAGACCTTGCAGCGGCAATCGGCATTACCGAGGCCAACCTGTCGCTGCTCAAACAGGGCAAAGTCAAAGGGCTGCGACTGGCGACACTGGATGCCATCTGCGAATACCTCAACTGTCAGCCCGGCGATCTGCTGGTCAGGGTGGCGGAAGAGGAGGGCGAAGCCTGA
- a CDS encoding MFS transporter, protein MTANSEARPAPFSRSDYKTLGLAALGGALEIYDFIIFVFFALTLSQLFFPPEMPEWLRLLQSFGIFVTGYLARPLGGILMAHFADRLGRKKVFSLSILMMALPCLLIGIMPTYAQIGYFAPLLLLALRILQGAAVGGEVPSAWVFVAEHAPAGHRGYALGFLQAGLTFGYLIGALTATFLAQVFTPAEVLDYAWRYPFLLGGVFGVIGVWLRRWLSETPVFMAMEAQREARIELPLRTVLREHRLAMLPAMLLTCVLTSAVVVFVVITPTMMQKTFGMTAGHTFALSALGIVFLNIGCVIAGALVDRIGAWRTVMLYSLLLPLGIGVLYTCLISGGDWVGLAYAIAGLSCGVVGAVPSVMVSLFPARIRVSGISFTYNIAYAAWASITPLLLIGLMPWSPWICVMFCAVMGAVGIVSAAYFGVRMPGGGRRSVAPCS, encoded by the coding sequence ATGACTGCCAACTCCGAAGCCCGACCGGCGCCATTCAGCCGGTCCGACTACAAGACCCTCGGCCTTGCAGCCTTGGGCGGGGCGCTGGAGATCTACGATTTCATCATTTTCGTGTTCTTCGCCCTGACCCTCAGCCAACTGTTCTTCCCGCCGGAAATGCCCGAGTGGCTGCGCCTGCTGCAAAGCTTCGGGATTTTTGTCACCGGCTATCTGGCGCGCCCGCTGGGCGGAATCCTGATGGCGCATTTCGCCGACCGGCTGGGGCGCAAGAAAGTCTTCAGCCTGAGCATCCTGATGATGGCGCTGCCGTGCCTGCTGATCGGGATCATGCCGACTTATGCACAGATCGGTTATTTCGCACCGTTGTTGCTGCTGGCGCTGCGTATCCTGCAAGGCGCCGCAGTGGGCGGTGAAGTACCGAGCGCCTGGGTGTTTGTTGCCGAGCACGCGCCGGCCGGGCATCGCGGTTATGCATTGGGATTCTTACAGGCCGGGCTGACGTTTGGTTATCTGATCGGCGCGTTGACCGCGACCTTCCTGGCACAAGTCTTCACCCCCGCCGAAGTACTCGATTACGCCTGGCGCTATCCGTTTCTGCTTGGTGGCGTGTTTGGTGTGATCGGCGTCTGGCTGCGTCGCTGGCTGAGCGAAACCCCGGTGTTCATGGCCATGGAAGCGCAGCGTGAGGCGCGGATCGAACTGCCGTTGCGCACGGTATTGCGCGAACATCGTCTGGCGATGCTGCCGGCCATGCTCCTGACCTGCGTGCTGACTTCGGCGGTGGTTGTGTTCGTGGTCATCACCCCGACCATGATGCAAAAGACCTTCGGCATGACCGCCGGCCATACTTTTGCGTTGAGCGCGCTGGGCATTGTTTTCCTGAACATCGGCTGCGTGATTGCCGGTGCACTGGTTGATCGCATCGGCGCCTGGCGCACCGTCATGCTGTACAGCCTGCTGCTGCCTCTGGGGATCGGCGTGCTTTACACCTGCCTGATAAGCGGCGGGGATTGGGTCGGTCTGGCCTATGCCATCGCAGGGTTGAGCTGTGGCGTGGTCGGTGCGGTGCCATCGGTCATGGTCAGTCTGTTTCCAGCGCGTATCCGCGTTTCGGGCATTTCCTTTACCTACAACATTGCCTACGCCGCATGGGCAAGCATCACACCGCTGCTGCTGATCGGTCTGATGCCGTGGAGCCCATGGATCTGTGTGATGTTCTGCGCGGTGATGGGCGCGGTCGGCATCGTCAGCGCGGCGTACTTCGGTGTGCGCATGCCCGGGGGCGGGCGCCGTTCGGTGGCGCCCTGTTCCTGA
- a CDS encoding type II toxin-antitoxin system HigA family antitoxin → MNIRPIHTEEDYRAALKDVSALFENEPEPGTPEGDYFDIMITLIEAYEARHFPLDLPNPIDAIRFRMEQSGLSAADLAPAIGRTNRVYEVLNGKRALTLPMIWKLHELFGIPAESLIKPMKSV, encoded by the coding sequence ATGAACATACGTCCGATTCATACCGAAGAAGACTACCGTGCGGCGCTCAAAGACGTGTCCGCTCTTTTCGAGAATGAGCCAGAGCCCGGCACGCCTGAGGGTGATTACTTCGACATCATGATCACCCTTATAGAAGCCTATGAGGCCAGACACTTCCCACTCGACCTGCCCAACCCGATTGACGCCATAAGGTTTCGGATGGAGCAGTCCGGTCTGTCGGCAGCCGATCTCGCACCTGCAATTGGCCGGACAAACCGCGTTTATGAGGTTCTGAATGGCAAACGCGCGCTGACGCTTCCCATGATCTGGAAACTTCACGAGTTGTTCGGTATTCCGGCAGAGAGTTTGATCAAACCCATGAAATCGGTCTGA
- a CDS encoding flavin reductase family protein — translation MSEFFRRPVPLNKAYRLLNHGPTVLVSAAHDRQRNIMAAAWAMPLDFEPPKVAVVLDKSTWTRQLLEASGTFVLNVPCVNQADIVQTVGSTSGLEINRDQGQDKFQAYGLQTFAGEQVDAPMLDGCVAWLECRLLPEPRNHEQYDLFLAEVIAAQADARVFSDGRWHFEGHDELRTLHHVAGGNFLKIGDPVVGKGLGVF, via the coding sequence ATGAGCGAATTCTTCCGTCGCCCGGTTCCCCTGAACAAAGCCTACCGCCTGCTCAATCACGGGCCGACCGTATTGGTCAGCGCCGCCCATGACAGGCAGCGCAACATCATGGCTGCAGCCTGGGCCATGCCGCTGGATTTCGAACCGCCGAAAGTCGCGGTGGTGCTGGACAAGTCCACCTGGACCCGGCAACTGCTTGAAGCGTCCGGCACCTTCGTTCTCAACGTCCCTTGCGTGAATCAGGCCGATATCGTGCAAACCGTCGGTTCGACTTCGGGCCTGGAAATCAATCGTGATCAAGGTCAGGACAAGTTCCAGGCCTATGGCTTGCAGACCTTCGCGGGCGAGCAGGTTGATGCGCCGATGCTGGACGGCTGCGTGGCCTGGCTCGAATGCCGGCTGCTGCCGGAGCCGCGCAATCATGAACAGTACGATCTATTTCTGGCAGAGGTGATCGCGGCGCAGGCTGACGCGCGGGTTTTCAGCGATGGGCGCTGGCATTTTGAAGGGCATGATGAATTGCGCACGCTGCACCATGTGGCCGGTGGGAATTTTCTGAAAATCGGTGATCCGGTGGTCGGGAAGGGCCTGGGCGTTTTTTGA
- a CDS encoding short-chain fatty acid transporter: MAVDIEDSRSARFALRCSSFAERWFPDSWVFAALAVIIVALATLAMGAKPTDAAMAFGDGFWSLIPFTMQMAFVVIGGYVVASSPPAVKLIDRLARIPKNGRSAVAWVALISMVASLLNWGLSLVFGGLLVRALARRTDLKMDYRAAGAAAYLGLGAVWALGLSSSAAQLQANPASLPPSILSITGVIPFTQTIFLWQSGVMLLALVVISIIIAYATAPGPNSARDAKACGIDPAFNLPPLQPRTRPGEWLEHSPLLIIVLVLLAAGWLFHEFSTKPAITAISGLNTYNFLFIMLGALLHWRPRSFLDAVARAVPTTTGVLIQFPLYGSIAALMTTVKGTDAQTLAHHISTFFVSIASHDTYALLMGVYSAILGFFIPSGGGKWIIEAPYVMQVANDLNYHLGWAVQIYNAAEALPNLINPFYMLPLLGVLGLKARDLIGFSFVQLLVHTPLVLLLLWALGTTLAYTPPVMP, encoded by the coding sequence GTGGCCGTTGATATCGAAGATAGCCGCTCTGCGCGCTTTGCCTTGCGCTGCTCAAGCTTTGCCGAACGCTGGTTTCCCGACTCCTGGGTATTTGCCGCACTGGCGGTGATTATCGTGGCGCTGGCGACCCTGGCCATGGGGGCCAAACCCACCGACGCTGCCATGGCGTTCGGTGACGGTTTCTGGAGCCTGATCCCGTTCACCATGCAGATGGCCTTCGTAGTCATCGGTGGTTACGTGGTGGCCAGTTCGCCGCCCGCCGTGAAACTGATCGATCGCCTGGCGCGAATCCCGAAGAACGGCCGCTCCGCCGTGGCTTGGGTCGCGCTGATCTCGATGGTCGCGTCGTTGCTGAACTGGGGCCTGTCGCTGGTGTTCGGCGGTCTGCTGGTGCGCGCCCTCGCACGCCGCACCGATCTGAAAATGGATTATCGCGCCGCCGGTGCCGCTGCCTACCTTGGCCTTGGCGCCGTCTGGGCGTTGGGCCTGTCGTCGTCCGCCGCGCAGTTGCAGGCCAACCCCGCCAGTTTGCCGCCATCGATTCTGTCGATTACCGGGGTGATTCCATTCACTCAGACGATTTTTCTCTGGCAGTCGGGAGTGATGCTGCTGGCGCTGGTGGTGATCTCGATCATCATCGCCTACGCCACCGCACCGGGTCCGAACTCGGCGCGCGACGCCAAGGCCTGCGGCATCGACCCCGCCTTCAACCTGCCACCCCTGCAACCTCGCACCCGCCCGGGCGAATGGCTGGAGCACAGCCCGCTGCTGATCATCGTGCTGGTGCTGTTGGCGGCCGGATGGTTGTTCCATGAGTTTTCGACTAAACCTGCGATCACCGCGATTTCCGGGCTCAACACCTATAACTTCCTGTTCATCATGCTTGGCGCGTTGCTGCACTGGCGCCCGCGCAGCTTCCTCGATGCAGTGGCGCGAGCGGTGCCAACCACCACCGGCGTGCTGATCCAGTTCCCGCTATACGGCTCGATTGCCGCGCTGATGACCACGGTCAAAGGCACCGATGCGCAGACTTTGGCCCATCACATCTCGACCTTTTTCGTCAGCATCGCTTCCCACGACACCTACGCGCTGCTGATGGGCGTGTACTCGGCAATTCTCGGCTTCTTTATTCCATCCGGCGGCGGCAAGTGGATCATCGAGGCGCCGTACGTGATGCAAGTGGCCAATGACCTCAACTATCACCTGGGCTGGGCGGTGCAGATCTACAACGCCGCCGAAGCCCTGCCGAACCTGATCAACCCGTTCTACATGCTGCCGCTGCTGGGCGTGCTGGGGTTGAAGGCGCGGGACCTGATCGGCTTCTCGTTCGTACAACTGCTGGTGCACACACCGCTGGTGCTGCTGTTGCTGTGGGCGCTGGGGACGACGTTGGCGTATACGCCGCCAGTGATGCCGTAA
- a CDS encoding PAS domain-containing methyl-accepting chemotaxis protein translates to MFNKRLKQELAALREELSSLLQVKESLESEMLVLTLEPDGRVQSVNQNFLNEMLYKSHDLIGRAIEDIVPAHVKSDEFHHRFKAALTRGEHFAGAVRLSRGNGEEAWLRSIVQPIRSSDGRIRHFSIFSSDLTRTIEASREHENLIGALVRSTAVIEFDLNGNVLSANDRFLQGMGYSLAQIKGKHHRMFCEPGEANSAEYQNFWRRLNNGEYVAGRFKRVDHHGRVVWLEASYNPVLDANEKLYKVVKFATVITDQVNQEQAVAEAANIAYSTSLQTDSTAQRGTRVVTEAVNVMRDLSRHMQTAGEGIEALNEQSQVIGTIVKTISGIAEQTNLLALNAAIEAARAGEQGRGFAVVADEVRQLASRTSQATEEIVGVVRQNQDMARNAVALMTDGKLQAEQGLALAAEAGTVIVEIQDGAQKVVNAVGQFANQLSS, encoded by the coding sequence ATGTTCAACAAACGCCTGAAGCAAGAGCTGGCGGCTCTTCGTGAAGAACTCTCCAGCCTTCTGCAAGTGAAGGAGAGCCTGGAAAGCGAGATGCTGGTGCTGACCCTTGAGCCCGACGGAAGGGTTCAATCGGTCAACCAGAACTTCCTCAATGAAATGCTCTACAAGAGCCATGACCTGATCGGCCGCGCGATCGAAGACATCGTGCCGGCCCATGTGAAGTCCGACGAGTTTCATCACCGCTTCAAGGCTGCACTGACGCGGGGCGAGCATTTCGCCGGCGCCGTGCGTTTGTCGCGCGGCAATGGCGAAGAGGCGTGGTTGCGTTCGATCGTTCAGCCGATTCGTTCGTCTGACGGGCGGATCAGGCACTTCTCGATTTTCTCCAGCGACCTGACCCGCACCATCGAAGCCTCCCGCGAACACGAGAACCTGATCGGCGCGCTGGTGCGTTCGACTGCGGTGATCGAGTTCGATCTCAACGGTAACGTGCTGAGTGCCAACGACCGGTTCCTTCAGGGGATGGGTTACAGCCTGGCGCAGATCAAGGGCAAACATCACCGCATGTTCTGTGAGCCGGGAGAAGCCAACAGCGCCGAGTACCAGAACTTCTGGCGTCGATTGAACAACGGTGAATACGTTGCCGGACGATTCAAGCGAGTCGACCATCATGGCCGTGTCGTGTGGCTGGAGGCGTCCTACAACCCGGTACTCGACGCCAACGAAAAACTCTACAAAGTGGTGAAGTTCGCCACGGTGATCACCGATCAGGTCAATCAGGAGCAAGCCGTCGCCGAGGCCGCCAACATTGCCTACAGCACGTCCTTGCAGACCGACAGCACCGCCCAGCGTGGAACCCGTGTGGTCACCGAAGCGGTCAACGTGATGCGCGATCTCTCGCGGCACATGCAGACCGCCGGCGAAGGCATCGAGGCACTGAACGAGCAATCGCAGGTGATCGGCACCATCGTCAAGACCATCAGCGGCATTGCCGAACAGACCAACCTGCTGGCACTCAACGCCGCCATTGAAGCCGCACGTGCAGGCGAGCAGGGCCGTGGTTTTGCGGTGGTGGCCGACGAAGTGCGGCAACTGGCTTCACGCACCAGCCAGGCCACCGAGGAAATCGTCGGCGTGGTCCGCCAGAACCAGGACATGGCACGCAACGCCGTGGCACTGATGACCGACGGCAAGCTTCAGGCCGAGCAAGGGCTGGCGCTGGCGGCGGAGGCAGGCACAGTGATCGTCGAGATCCAGGACGGCGCGCAGAAAGTGGTGAACGCGGTCGGCCAGTTCGCCAACCAGTTATCCAGCTGA
- a CDS encoding gluconate:H+ symporter, translated as MDLSTAAWMVHDTRLILCCLLAIATIIVLISATRLPPFLSILIGTFIAGVGAGLPPEDVAKAFSKGAGAILGEAGIIIALGSMLGALMAESGAADRIASTLLGLGKGKSLPWVMALVAMVIGLPLFFEVGLVMMVPIIFVMARRSGQPLLKIAIPALAGMTTLHALMPPHPGPLIAVSALHADLGLTMLLGFSIAIPAVILAGPVYGNWLSKRMHVEEPAELGALFSAPPKAPRQPSFGMSLLIILLPVLLMLGSTLAKVAMSPESSVALTLKFLGEPLVALGIAVMAAVICLGWANGMSREHVGGTLRKSLAPIAVLLLTIGAGGGLKQTLLDAGVSQTISKVAEGAHMPYLLLAWLIAVALRQATGSATVATTTTAGILAPMMAGLAATQSSLVALAIGAGSVFFCHVNDAGFWMVREYFGLQLKQTIWVWSVLQTIVSVVGLAGTLLWWHWLT; from the coding sequence TTGGATTTATCGACCGCTGCCTGGATGGTTCACGACACACGACTGATTCTCTGCTGCCTGCTGGCGATTGCGACGATTATCGTGTTGATCAGCGCCACCCGGCTACCACCCTTTCTATCGATCCTGATCGGTACGTTCATTGCTGGCGTCGGTGCGGGTTTACCGCCAGAGGACGTGGCCAAGGCGTTCAGCAAAGGCGCCGGGGCGATTCTCGGTGAGGCGGGGATCATCATCGCGCTGGGCTCGATGCTTGGCGCGCTGATGGCCGAATCCGGTGCCGCCGACCGCATTGCGTCGACTTTGCTCGGGCTGGGCAAAGGCAAGTCCCTGCCGTGGGTCATGGCGCTGGTGGCAATGGTGATTGGCCTGCCGCTGTTCTTCGAAGTGGGGTTGGTGATGATGGTACCGATCATCTTCGTCATGGCCCGCCGCTCCGGTCAGCCGCTGTTGAAAATCGCGATTCCGGCGCTGGCCGGCATGACCACGCTGCATGCCCTGATGCCTCCGCATCCCGGACCGTTGATCGCGGTCAGCGCATTGCATGCCGACCTTGGGCTGACCATGTTGCTGGGCTTCAGCATCGCCATCCCGGCGGTGATCCTGGCCGGACCGGTCTACGGCAACTGGCTGTCGAAACGCATGCACGTCGAAGAGCCAGCGGAACTTGGCGCGCTGTTCAGCGCCCCGCCGAAAGCGCCGCGCCAGCCGAGCTTCGGCATGTCGCTGTTGATCATTCTGTTGCCGGTGTTGCTGATGCTCGGCAGCACGCTGGCGAAAGTCGCGATGAGCCCGGAAAGCAGCGTCGCCCTGACCCTGAAGTTTCTCGGAGAACCCTTGGTGGCGTTGGGCATTGCCGTCATGGCGGCGGTGATCTGCCTCGGCTGGGCCAACGGAATGTCGCGTGAACACGTCGGCGGCACCCTGCGCAAAAGCCTCGCGCCGATTGCCGTGCTGTTGCTGACCATCGGTGCCGGTGGCGGCTTGAAGCAGACCTTGCTGGATGCCGGCGTCAGCCAGACCATCAGTAAAGTCGCCGAAGGCGCGCACATGCCATATCTGCTGCTGGCCTGGCTGATTGCCGTGGCACTGCGTCAGGCCACAGGCTCGGCGACGGTGGCCACCACGACGACGGCGGGGATTCTGGCGCCGATGATGGCGGGCCTCGCCGCGACGCAAAGCTCGTTGGTGGCGCTGGCGATTGGCGCCGGCTCAGTGTTCTTCTGCCACGTGAACGACGCCGGCTTCTGGATGGTTCGCGAGTACTTCGGCCTGCAACTGAAACAGACGATCTGGGTCTGGTCGGTCCTGCAAACCATCGTCTCGGTGGTGGGTCTGGCAGGGACCTTGCTGTGGTGGCACTGGTTGACGTGA